A region of the Variovorax sp. 54 genome:
GGCACGGTGACTGCGGCAACGGCCGATGGCGACGAGGGCTTCATCGTCTCGTTGAACAACGGGGAACGCCTCTCGACGCACAAGCTGTTGCTGGCCTTCGGCGTGCAGGACGGCCTGCCCGACATTCCGGGCCTCGGCGAGCGCTGGGGCAAGAGCGTGCTGCACTGTCCTTATTGTCACGGCTACGAGTTCGGCGATCGCTCGCTGGGCGTGCTCTTTCACAGCGCGCACCCGCCGGACCACGCGCTGCTGATCGCCGAGTGGGGCCCGACCACGCTCTTCCTGAATGGCGCTGAAGGGCCGGATGCCGAGGCGCGTGCCCGGCTGCAATCGCGCGGCGTGACGCTCGAGCCCGGGCGCATCGCCGGCCTCGAAGGGCAGGGGACGGACCTGGCGGCCGTGCGCCTGGACGACGGGCGGCGCGTGCCGATCGAGGCGCTGTTCGTGGCGCCGCACACGCGGCCGACCAGTCCGCTGGCCGAACAGCTGGGCTGCGCGTTCGACGACGGCCCCACGGGCCCGGTGCTGCGCGTCGATGCGATGAAGACGACCACGGTGCCCGGCGTGTACGCGGCGGGCGATGTGGCGATGGCTTTTTCCAACGCCACGCTGGCCTCGGCCGACGGGCTGTTCGCCGGGGTGTCGATGCACCGCGCGCTGGTGTTCGGGGCCTGATTTCAAATTTTTTCTGGGGAAGGTGGCAAACCACCTCAAACCACCCTATAATCTGAGGCTCACGCGGGAATAGCTCAGTTGGTAGAGCGCAACCTTGCCAAGGTTGAGGTCGAGAGTTCGAGACTCTTTTCCCGCTCCAAATCGCATGAAAAAGGCCACCTCACCAGGTGGCCTTTTTCATTGGCGCGCCGCCTTTATCCCCGGGCCGGCAGCACGGTCCCCCGGCTTTCGCCGAAACCGATGCGCGCATGGCCGGGCTTCTCGCACCAGCCGCGCAGCAACACCGCATCCCCGTCTTCCAGGAATCCGCGCGTTTCGCCGTTGGCCAGCGCCACCGGGGTTTGGGCCGCGCGGGTCAGTTCGATGATCGCGCCGGCCTCGCCTTCGCCGGGGCCCGAGATGGTGCCGCTGCCGAACAGGTCGCCGGGGTTCAGGCTGCAGCCGCCCACCGTGTGGTGCGCCACCATCTGCGCAATGCTCCAGTACTGGTGCCGGAAGCTCGTGCCCGACAGGCGCGACGGCCCGGTCTTCTGCTCGCGCGCCTGCTCGCTTTCGAGCCACACCTCGAGCCGGATGTCGAGCGCGCCGCCTTCGCGGTTCGCGCTGGCTTCCAGGTACGCCAGCGGTTGCGGGTCGTTCTCGGGCCGAGTCCACGCCTGGCGGTAGGGCGCGAGCGCTTCCATCGTCACGATCCACGGCGAGATCGTGGTGGCGAAGTTCTTCGCAAGGAAGGGCCCGAGCGGCGCCATTTCCCAGAACTGGATATCGCGCGCCGACCAGTCGTTGAGCAGGCAGAGGCCGAAGATGTGTTCCTCCGCGCGTTCGAGCGGAATCGCCTCGCCCTGCGCATTGCCCTGGCCGATCCACACGCCCAGTTCCAGCTCGTAGTCGAGCCGCGCGCAGGCCTGGTAGGTCGGGGCCTTCGCGCCGGGCGCCATGGCCTGGCCCATCGGCCGGTGAAAGCGCTGGCCGCTCACGCCGATGGTCGACACGCGCCCGTGGTACGCCGTCGGCACCCAGCGGAAGTTGGGCGTGACGTCGCCGTCGGGGTTCATCAGGCGGCTGATGTTCAGCGCGTGGTCGATCGAGGTGTAGAAGTCGGTGTAGTCGCCGATGCGCGCGGGTACGGTGTATTCGACCTCGGTCTGCGGCACGAGGAAGCCGCGCAGATCGTCCACGGTCGCAGGCGGTGCGTCGCTGCGCAACAACGCGAAGACCGCATGGCGCAGCGCCTGCCAGGCGGAGGGGCCGAGCGCGAAGAAATCGTTGAGCGCGGGCAGGGCGGCGGCGCGCGCCGCATCGAGCGCGAGGCCGTCGACATGCGATCCGGCGGCCAGCGCTGCGAGGTCGAGCACCTGGTCGCCGATGGCCACGCCACCGCGAAACGGCTCGGGGCGGCCCGTGCGACGGAACATCGCATACGGCAGGTTCTGGATCGGAAAGTCGCTGCCCGCGACGTTGGCCGATGCGACCCAGCTGCGGGCGCCGACGTCGTGCGTGTGGTTGAGTTCGATCATGTTCATCACACCGACGCCATCAGCGCGTCGTCGAAGATCGCGACCGCGCGCGTCCAGCCCGCCGAGGCGCCGCGGATCTTGTGCGGGAAGCAGCTGATGAAGAAGCCCGTGGGCGGCAGCACCTCGAGGTTGTGCAGCTTTTCGATGTGGCAATAGCCGATGTCGCGCCCGGCCTTGTGGCCTTCCCAGATCAGCGAGGCGTCCTGCGTCTCGCCGTACTTCTTCGCGGTGTGCACGAACGGCGCGTCCCAGCTCCACGCATCGGTGCCCGTGAGGCGCACGCCGCGCTCCAGCAGGTACATCGTCGCTTCGTAGCCCATGCCCGCGCCGGCCGACACGTAGTCGGGGTTGCCGTAGCGCGAGCCGGCGCGCGTGTTGACCACCACGATCTCCAGCGGGCTCAGCGTGTGGCCGATGCGCTTGAGCTCGGCCTCGACGTCGGCGGCCGTGACCACGTAGCCGTCGGCGAAGTGGCGAAAGTCGAGCTTCACGCCGGGCTGGAAGCACCATTCGAGCGGCACGTCATGGATGGCGATGGCGGGCTTCTTCTCGCCCAGCGCCTTGTCCATCGTCGAGTGGAAGTGGTACGGCGCATCGAGGTGCGTGCCGTTGTGCGTGGACAGCTGCACCAGCTCCACGGCCCAGCCTTCGCCGTCGGGCAGGTCTTCTTTCTTCAGGCCGGGAAAGAAGGGCTCGATCTGTTCGAAGGTGTTGTCGTGCGTGAAGTACTGGATCTTCGGCGCGAAGGCCGGCGGATCGGACAGCACGTCGTTTTCGAGAAAGATCGACAGGTCGACAAACTTGCGTGGCATGGCGAGGCTCCTTGTGGGGTGTTGGATTTGATGGAATTGATCAGGGCTGCTGCCAACGCAACAGCCGCTTCTCGGCAAAGGCCAGCAGCGCATTGCTCACGAAGCCGATGAGCCCGAGCAGCACGATGCCGGCGAACAAATCACTGGCGCGGAAGGCGCGTGCCGCCAGCAGAATGGCCTGGCCCAGGCCGCTTTGCGAGGCGATCATTTCGCCCACCACCGCGACGATCAGCGCGATGGTCAGCGCCAGCCGCATGCCGGCCAGGATGTCGGGCATGGCGTTGGGCAGGCCCATCTTCCAGATGTACGCGGCGCGCGACATCTGCAGGCAGCGCGCCACTTCCGACAGGCGCGGCTCCACGGCCGCGAAGCCGTGCACCGTGGCCAGCAGCACCGGCCACATCGCGCCGAAGGCGACCACGAACAGCACCATGCCGGGGTTCAGCCCGAAGATCG
Encoded here:
- a CDS encoding NAD(P)/FAD-dependent oxidoreductase yields the protein MRHDALIVGGSFAGLSAAMQLARARRKVCVVDAGAPRNRFAAASHGFFGQDGMPPLQMIADARDKLLAYPSVTFVEGTVTAATADGDEGFIVSLNNGERLSTHKLLLAFGVQDGLPDIPGLGERWGKSVLHCPYCHGYEFGDRSLGVLFHSAHPPDHALLIAEWGPTTLFLNGAEGPDAEARARLQSRGVTLEPGRIAGLEGQGTDLAAVRLDDGRRVPIEALFVAPHTRPTSPLAEQLGCAFDDGPTGPVLRVDAMKTTTVPGVYAAGDVAMAFSNATLASADGLFAGVSMHRALVFGA
- the fahA gene encoding fumarylacetoacetase, coding for MIELNHTHDVGARSWVASANVAGSDFPIQNLPYAMFRRTGRPEPFRGGVAIGDQVLDLAALAAGSHVDGLALDAARAAALPALNDFFALGPSAWQALRHAVFALLRSDAPPATVDDLRGFLVPQTEVEYTVPARIGDYTDFYTSIDHALNISRLMNPDGDVTPNFRWVPTAYHGRVSTIGVSGQRFHRPMGQAMAPGAKAPTYQACARLDYELELGVWIGQGNAQGEAIPLERAEEHIFGLCLLNDWSARDIQFWEMAPLGPFLAKNFATTISPWIVTMEALAPYRQAWTRPENDPQPLAYLEASANREGGALDIRLEVWLESEQAREQKTGPSRLSGTSFRHQYWSIAQMVAHHTVGGCSLNPGDLFGSGTISGPGEGEAGAIIELTRAAQTPVALANGETRGFLEDGDAVLLRGWCEKPGHARIGFGESRGTVLPARG
- a CDS encoding cyclase family protein: MPRKFVDLSIFLENDVLSDPPAFAPKIQYFTHDNTFEQIEPFFPGLKKEDLPDGEGWAVELVQLSTHNGTHLDAPYHFHSTMDKALGEKKPAIAIHDVPLEWCFQPGVKLDFRHFADGYVVTAADVEAELKRIGHTLSPLEIVVVNTRAGSRYGNPDYVSAGAGMGYEATMYLLERGVRLTGTDAWSWDAPFVHTAKKYGETQDASLIWEGHKAGRDIGYCHIEKLHNLEVLPPTGFFISCFPHKIRGASAGWTRAVAIFDDALMASV
- a CDS encoding ABC transporter permease encodes the protein MNNRNDRFGLGWLGSVSVLLALIALWWVASNAGWVSRVFLPTPQATFASLLEGLNLSAGNDGNGELLAFTQATVGRMVEGWLLASLFGVLLGAAIGVSPAVRAWVQPTLEFIRPLPASALLPLAISIFGLNPGMVLFVVAFGAMWPVLLATVHGFAAVEPRLSEVARCLQMSRAAYIWKMGLPNAMPDILAGMRLALTIALIVAVVGEMIASQSGLGQAILLAARAFRASDLFAGIVLLGLIGFVSNALLAFAEKRLLRWQQP